CAGTGAAATTATTATCATATAGcacttttttcatttctttttacaAAAAGTTAGTTTTTTTATGTTGATTTTCATTTGGGTGATTTTCACTTTGGAAAGCattattctttttttctaaTTCAGTATCATGGTTGTATAGGTAAGTTCACATGTGGATGGGGATGGTTCTGAAACAAACAAGCTTGTTTCAAATATTGCTGATATTTCCATTAAAGAAGAATCCTCAAATAcaagtagtagtagtagtagtagtagtaataCAAGTAACACTGGTTTATTGTGGAAGGATGGTTTGCCAAATGATTCGAACTCTAGAAAGGAGGGTACAATTGGTTCTTTGTCTTTCAGTGTAGTTAACACAGCTTCAAATCAGCCGAGTGAATTGTCTTCGAAATTGGTACCGAGCAATGCTGAGAATTCGCCGCCTCAGGAGTCACCGGAACAGATGATTTCTGCTAAAAAGCCGATTGTCCGGACCAAAGTTCCTTTTGAAAAAGGATACAGTCAAATGGACTGGCTCAAGCTCACCCGAACACATCCTGACCTTGCAGGTTCTCATGCTGAAGTTTTAATGTCGATTGTTCTTAGCATGTCTGGTTTCACGGAAATATTATCTAGAATCATTTTTAGTCATAAGCTATTGAGTAACATCCATTTGATTTTGTGAAATTGTGAAACCAAAGATGTTATCTATTGGCCCTTTTATTGAAACATCTATTCTAACTAATTAGAGGTTTGTAACACCAGAATACTAGAAGGAGTTAAGTGCTAATGGTTGTCTTATTTTCTTCTTGAGCTTCTGTTTAAATGTTTCCATTGCAAATGCCAGCATGGTAGTAATTCCTTCCAATACCTAACTTTGTTTGGAAATATTTCTATGATTGattctaaaattaaaatcaattttggagagAAGTTCTGTGATTAGTTTTTTGggtttcataattgattttgaaaaaaagaagctgatccaaacatgctatttgttGTCTATCTAAAAGCAAGCCAACCACATGTCCATCCATATATAAGAGTTTACATTAACTCCTAGTTGCTTTTATTATGTATTTGCCAAAGAAGCCACTGGCAGGAACATTTAGTTTATGGTTACCACTTGTTTGTGTGAACTTGTTAGTTCTTTGCCTGTCATTACTCACTACTTCTATTAACATTAAGAGGTGATCAGTGATGTATTAATCTCATATTATATTCCAGGTTTAAAAGGACAGTCTAACAGGAGACTTATTTCTAAGGATGATGTTAAAAAACACCAAACCGAGGGCCACATGTGGACTGTATTAAAAGGCCGTGTTTACAATATATCTCCATATATGAAGTTTCACCCTGGAGGTACAGCTATCACCTATCAGCTTATTCTGCAGGTTTATATATAACTTTTTATATTTCTTATTACTATTTTCATTAAAATTGTATATCCATTTCCTTTttccaaataaaaataaaaataaaaaatcccaGGTGTTGATATGTTAATGAAGGCAGTGGGAAAAGATTGCACATCTCTATTCAGTATCCTTTTTGTGATTTCCTGATAAGTTTGTGAAATACTTCATTCATCTGTTTCTATTAATTTACTGTTAACATTGGATATTTAGCTCTGGTTTTCTCCACTCATTAGTTATTATGTCAATTATTCCATGTATGGATTGCATCTGACATGAAAATGCTAGTTCACATCAATAAATGCTTTTAACATGTTTTCTTATATCTTAGCTATATATTATCTGAGGAATTGAACTTAAGAGAAAAGTTATATAATATCAAGTTGGAGCTTGGACACTTTTCTAGAGATAAATCTACCTACTTTAGAGGTGTTTGGTGAGTGGAAACGGAGATCTTAGTTTCCCAAATGCTTGGGATCCTACATTCCTACTCATAAGATGTTTGTTTATAGAGCTGgtacataaaaaaattcaatgattTATATGTCTGAGAAATCATGACCAGCAACCAGTATCCGGATCTTTGAATGTGTTGTGTTTATCATACTCAAATATGCTCTTAATATGATTTATAAGTACTTGGGAATGGAGATATATGTCATGTACTTGGGAATGTTTTGTGTTcatctgtttttactttttattattaatttttttttcttcatgtacAAGTCATATGCTTATGATTCAAGTTGCAGCTTAGTTGCCAAGGTCATGTTCATCTGTTCCCCATAATTTATACAGTTTCTGTTCTTCAAGAACTGCTTGCTTCCTTATCCTTAATCCTGTGTTAGATAAATACCATGCATGGGTTAATGCTGAATTCTTATTGGAGAAATGCCTTGTGGGCATCTTAGATGAAGGTCAATGAAGAAAGATCAGTTTTATTGTAATAGTGAATAATCACATGAAGCTAGCCTTGGTTCTGAGTCTGTTATACCTCTTCCTGGTCCCTCTTCTATTTACGGCCAGGGACCATTTGCCATACAGTTTATGGTTCAATACAGTTATTTTGTCCCCCATGTTCATGTACGGACAAATTTGGggtttaattaaaaataaatacatgCAGAGGACTTCTTCCCTTAAGACTACTAGCCCTAGCCCAATAAGTTTTTATAAGGAACAAGTTTAGCACTTTATTCAATGACGATAAGGTACAATATATTGCAATTCACAACATGTTCAAATTGCTGACATTGATAAAGAATATGAATTCATTTTTCTAGACTTGATAAGGTATTAGCTAAGAAAGGCACTGTTAACATATGCAAAAAATCATATACTGCACAAATAATTTTCTATATAACTgactaaatttttaaatttcaacAAAGTCGTCCTGATCATCGTCTAGCCTAGTCCAAATCCGAAAAGAATAAGGTGGGATGATTAATTGCTTGAAGTATGAGCTCCATTCCTCTGTTTCTATACTCCGATACAACCTAAACCAGTTGCAGTTTTGCATAGGCAAAGTGTTTCTTTACGGTGTTTCTTATACGACTTTCTACTTCAGGGCGCTGATTTTTGAAGATGCAAGTGCTTTTTAATTTCACAAGACACATATAAGAAATTCATCAAATTAGATCATGCAAATGCCTAGCTCAAATAGCAAATGAACTTCAGTAAGAAATGAGAATTAACAAGGAAGCAAAGATAAAAGTTCACTAAAGTTTAAGCTCTCTTAATTATAGTTAATTGATCATACAAACACAGTGCACCCACCAGTCTATTAATCAACTCAAAATCAAATGAGACAGCCATGTTTAACTAATGGAGATTTCATCAGGTTATAACTTGGCTTAAGGTGCAATGTAGTgtaggataaaaaaaaaagtggaacACAAGGCTAAATATTTCAGTCAATTCAATTCACTCCGACTTTTTCTCCTCTTCTTTcccttctttttcatttttttcaaatgAAGTATTGAAGTATTTTCACTTCAACACttcatattttttctctcttttgaagaagcacacacagtttttaaaaaaaattacatgtgaAAGAAGAGAATCCTACATTCTTTTAcatgttttttattattattatggatCACCCAGCACAAATCAATAtgtaagaggaagaagaaagtgaaagagGAAGGGCTAAATGAGATTCAAAGAAACAGACACTAAAAGTAATGTGAAAAGTCCACAATCCACATAATCACCTCCTACCTGATTGGGTTTGCCACATAAACATTTGACGGGTTATAATTGATGAATTGGACCTATTGCAaacaaaaatcatttttcaaGAACTAATTGCTAAGGATTATTTTTATAAGGATTTAATTAGATTTCCCTTTATATATTAgcgactaaaaacatatttaagccttaaacctatacaattaatttttattttattggtatttaatttcttatttcgAAATTGAAGATGATTATTTAATTGGCTCAAGTTAAAATGATGTATAGAACCACAGTAAAAAGTTTTGGCGTaccagttaaaaaaaaaattgttcacaGAGGAAAATAGTACaagttaaaaattgaaaaacaaagaAGTTTGTAAACATTTAGTCCTAATTACACTTTTGGAGGTCTCTCACTTAAGATAAATGTGCAATCGAAATCCTTAAacttaaaagaatttttttttttaaactgtaaacttaaagaaatttttttttttgaaatgaataaaCTTAAGAAATTGTACTCTTAATTCCAAACATTACACTTTATCAACATTTTTAGTCCTCCGTCCATTTCTATAAACAATCTAACAATTTTagcattaaaaattaaaaaccagaATATTTATAAAgagatcattttttttttagatttatgAAGAGATCATGTTCATTTATCTAGAAAATCCAGAAAGACCCAAAATCAAAATGCATAATGCACCATCATATTTAATCAGATTCATgtacttcttcatcatcttgaaACAACAGAGAATCACCACAAGCTTGAAGGGAAAATATGCAGTCATAGTAAGCTTTATCTGTTTGGCAGTTAATTTTGGAAGGGGTGGGTAGAGCTCTTCAATTCATACCGACAACCTCAATGCCCGGTTTGGAGGCAATTTGAAGGGATAATGTCATAGTAAGCTTGAATTGAGTGTTAGATGTATTGGATAAATTTGAAAAACACAATTTGGTACTGATCTTCATTTTATAAATtgattataatttaattgtGTTTGTCCTGCAAATGTGTGATATGCAAATTGAATTTTGGTTTACTTTCACTGTTAATTTACCTAGGCTAGCTATGGAAATGTAAACCGTGTTATATTAGTGCTATTGAATATGTATTAGCTGAAAGTACTACGTCAACAACACGTTTAGAGTGATCATATATATGGAATTAAGGACTATCTCACTACTCTCAGACGATCAAGCTTCTTTGACAatttaagaagaaaaaacttGAAGCATTTCGTTTGGTAAGAAATGAGAAGGACAAATTTCAAGtgggaagagaaaaatagaGAGAATATGGGGGAAGATGCAAAATTACACTATCCTTTGGAAGAAATTAAAGTTGAATATCATTACTATTGCatattcttcttttttttcaagAAAGATATTAGATTTAAAAATAGAAAGAGATATTAGCAAATTTTGACCTTTAATTTGCATCTCTTCGAAAATTCTCTTTTTAGCTTTGACCATTCCAGACAAAACGGAAACGAAAATCCTTTGGGTAGTTGGTTAGTTCTTAAACCATAATCAACTATGAAAAGTAgtttatgtgatttttttttataaattttagaaTTGACTCTAAGAATAAAAGTAGTTTATCCAAACATCACATGATAATTATACGTCATGTGGTATAAAATAACATAGGTAAACcattgtttacacggatttttggtaaacaaatatcctcttagttcgactaaaggaagtttagatttcagggttcttttgagaaaacgctttgccaaagtgttgtgtgtacatgaatgtgttttcgacaatAACAAGCAGCTCAGATGAATCTGGAATTTATTGAAtacgagtcgattacaaaacagtcaaacaaactaaaataacatgaaaactacatgaactgcagatttcgacaaacaaactgcacaaaagaactggaaatcaacaagctgaaatgcagggaaactaaagtgttggttctgcaacgtactccttcatcatcacgtcttgctccttgagtctcattgatgcggacattagagctttctggtgaatttttcagagtttgagttgggaaccttctttctgaattggattctcatatttatagagtttcgtgCTCTGCGTGTCCTTgacggttttttttttctcagtggataggttagtgggtctggtttctcccacgatctgatgcttgctccggaagttctgcgcatggtggtggagatcgtgtgcttcaactgctccaaccgtttcctggccatgttttcgaccatcgtggggggaatttgacttggtcaatgtggcacgtgttacatgtgcctgtgtttagcagtaattgttgttgtcgagttttgccgccccattaacttggtgcaacttcctcttcctttctttagtcagaattcgacttcctcgagagttttgggctgaatgcgtttttctttcttgggccaaaatattgggccaacagatgccccccaaaaatgttgattctcgactaccagtCCTTGGAGAGATCAAGCATTTTTCGCCCGTGCATTTCGACGGAGCTTGACGGCTGTTCGCGACTTTTCCTTTTCTGATTTCAAgtcccatcagagatccaatcgtttgacttttgctccaatcaGAGGCTTTGACGTCTGACCTCGTCTGCCGTGTGCCGTCTCTACTTTAGAGTAATCATGACCTTTTCCTAGCCTTTTCATTagggtttgcggttatataataaaataaccgttggatttcaaaaattttatGCATCACCCTGTAATGCAGCTTAACGTCCGACTATTcgcttgcctataaatacgccattgttggcctTCTTCAAGCTTTACCGTTCTTTCAATCACTCACGCTttcaaatcctcaagctttcgaaCACTCAAACTTTCGCCTGATTTTGCTTGTGACCGCCTTCCATCGTTTGGTTTCTGTTTTCCCGGTGTATTCTCTGAACATTTCCATggcttctggttctggttctgacAATGTCATCCCTTTGGCTGCTGCTTGTGAGATGAATGAAGCCAAGCGCACTCCCATTCCAGATCCACCGTATGATGTGGAGAaacgggctatctggaaatcccaggtatttattcctatttctgtgaatggcaatttacgtgccattttgggccctttgaagaaggcgaagaagggcaggcctaacagtctccctgaggactacgagcattttcaccccagcattcgtggggatgagctcattcttgcattccaaccttcttaccgcttcccttttctgaaagatcccaaaagggctttcaggtctgcgcctcctaacccatctgctggtgaaggagcctatctgagatggctcaacagggtggaggccagtaagtctgggcattggaaagtgactggcattttcgacctcattcagttgtcgaggtcgccgattacttacaaccctgccatgcttctgagttctcttttcttttgggagcggtccaccaatagctttcatgtcccctttgggatgctttctcctactcttctcgatgttgctgccatcactggCCTTTGGGTGGTAGGTGACGATTATCATTCTTCTGCTGCTCCCACTGATCCTATCGCCATTCCGACAGATAACATTGCTTTCAGTAAGTTTATTAAAGATCATTAtgtcgagaatggtgaagtctccgatgctgagcatgtcgcgtttctactgtattggctttctgcctatgtgttctgcaccaaatctttgaggattccggctaaactccttcctttagccaatctgttgcacgagggtcgaattatcgccatggctaggctcgtgctcggtaatctctaccaaatgatcaatgaagcaATCGCCGATATTCGAGATCCTAAGGTGgcgtctttgaatgcagctggtcctttctggcttcttcagctttggatgaatgcggttttcgaaccatctcttccagccaagaactctcctcctgtggtgtctaacacaaggatcgacgctttcaggcttgaagctctcacccctccttatgatgcctccacgttcgagtttgactttaagaagtatttcaccatgtttttcgagctgaaacgtttccgctcgagctttgcac
This portion of the Lotus japonicus ecotype B-129 chromosome 3, LjGifu_v1.2 genome encodes:
- the LOC130747909 gene encoding cytochrome b5 domain-containing protein RLF-like isoform X2 — protein: MDTGDDFTFCQVSSHVDGDGSETNKLVSNIADISIKEESSNTSSSSSSSSNTSNTGLLWKDGLPNDSNSRKEGTIGSLSFSVVNTASNQPSELSSKLVPSNAENSPPQESPEQMISAKKPIVRTKVPFEKGYSQMDWLKLTRTHPDLAGLKGQSNRRLISKDDVKKHQTEGHMWTVLKGRVYNISPYMKFHPGGTAITYQLILQVLIC
- the LOC130747909 gene encoding cytochrome b5 domain-containing protein RLF-like isoform X1 — its product is MDTGDDFTFCQVSSHVDGDGSETNKLVSNIADISIKEESSNTSSSSSSSSNTSNTGLLWKDGLPNDSNSRKEGTIGSLSFSVVNTASNQPSELSSKLVPSNAENSPPQESPEQMISAKKPIVRTKVPFEKGYSQMDWLKLTRTHPDLAGLKGQSNRRLISKDDVKKHQTEGHMWTVLKGRVYNISPYMKFHPGGVDMLMKAVGKDCTSLFNKYHAWVNAEFLLEKCLVGILDEGQ